A window of the Thiomicrospira microaerophila genome harbors these coding sequences:
- the rnd gene encoding ribonuclease D — MNYTNLNTPAALTAFCEQQANQAWLAIDTEFIRQDTYYPILALVQICTQDGELALIDPLAVTDLSPLWQLLADPNVCKVFHSARQDIEVLFQLGQQMPQNLFDTQTACVFLGYGDMAGFARVVEAEFQVTLNKALSRTNWLQRPLTHEQINYALDDVRYLAPLYQKLDSQLTHKQKQALATDFADMLNPALYVTDPNQAWLKVKGTKGMNSKQLGLVKQLAAWREQKAVGQNLPRKWVISDDAILQLAKRPARTIEGLYKLADLNAGSVRQYGEAIIKQLDLAFATPENWPEKPIKAPPPTPQEDILLQLANSFALQVAQNQGIIASNLFQKADLLALIRQQTSPLDKGWRQLILGEPLKKLLHNQACLGVIDQQLILSET, encoded by the coding sequence ATGAACTATACCAACCTAAACACCCCGGCGGCGCTAACCGCCTTTTGCGAACAGCAAGCCAACCAGGCCTGGCTGGCGATTGACACCGAATTCATTCGTCAGGATACCTATTACCCGATTTTGGCGCTGGTACAAATTTGCACTCAAGACGGCGAACTGGCACTGATCGACCCGCTCGCCGTAACCGACCTCTCCCCGCTCTGGCAACTGCTGGCCGACCCAAACGTCTGCAAAGTCTTTCACTCTGCACGCCAAGACATCGAAGTCCTGTTTCAACTTGGTCAGCAAATGCCACAAAACCTGTTCGACACCCAAACAGCCTGTGTGTTTTTAGGTTATGGCGATATGGCCGGCTTTGCCCGAGTGGTAGAAGCAGAATTTCAGGTCACGCTAAATAAAGCCCTAAGCCGAACCAACTGGCTACAACGTCCCCTCACACATGAACAAATCAACTATGCGCTTGATGACGTTCGCTACCTAGCTCCGCTTTATCAAAAACTCGACAGCCAGCTTACCCACAAACAAAAACAAGCGCTGGCGACTGACTTTGCCGATATGCTTAACCCGGCCCTTTATGTTACCGACCCCAACCAGGCCTGGTTAAAAGTTAAAGGCACCAAAGGCATGAACAGCAAACAACTCGGTCTAGTTAAACAACTGGCGGCCTGGCGTGAACAAAAGGCTGTTGGGCAAAACTTGCCACGTAAGTGGGTAATCAGTGATGACGCGATTTTACAACTGGCTAAAAGACCGGCGCGCACAATAGAAGGCCTATACAAGCTAGCGGATTTAAATGCAGGCAGCGTCAGACAATACGGTGAAGCCATTATAAAGCAACTCGATCTAGCCTTTGCAACGCCGGAAAACTGGCCGGAAAAACCGATAAAAGCCCCACCGCCCACACCACAAGAAGACATCCTATTACAACTCGCAAACAGTTTTGCGCTTCAGGTCGCACAAAACCAAGGTATTATCGCCAGCAACCTTTTTCAAAAAGCGGATCTACTGGCATTAATTCGCCAACAGACCTCACCGCTTGACAAGGGCTGGCGACAATTAATTCTAGGTGAACCGCTCAAAAAACTACTACACAACCAGGCCTGCTTGGGTGTAATAGACCAACAACTCATTTTGTCTGAAACGTAA
- a CDS encoding zinc-finger domain-containing protein, with translation MTAQSCSQRRVEVTYDDLPLYCPMPGESAWDAHPRVFLPIEETGEAKCPYCGTEYVLKDWNPHRGGHH, from the coding sequence ATGACTGCACAATCCTGTTCACAACGTCGTGTCGAAGTAACCTATGATGATTTGCCGCTTTATTGCCCGATGCCGGGCGAAAGCGCATGGGATGCGCATCCGCGCGTGTTTTTGCCGATTGAGGAAACCGGTGAAGCCAAATGTCCTTATTGCGGCACAGAGTATGTGCTGAAAGATTGGAACCCGCATCGCGGGGGACATCACTAG
- a CDS encoding flagellar basal body rod protein FlgF, with amino-acid sequence MDRMLYVSMSGAKEALLSQANNANNLANATTDGFKQDFNQFRAQHMDGPGWHTRSYSMDERPATDFSAGPIKVTGRALDVATKENGYMAILTPAGDEAYIRSASMQITADGQLVDVHGNPMLNAAGAPIVLPPVDHLEVGIDGTISVVPAGAPANEVVVLDQLRLVEPDHRQLEKGLDGFIRQVPGNAELGQADIRVINGALEGSNVNTVQALVTMIELTRKYEMQVKMMKTSKDHAGASDKILSIR; translated from the coding sequence ATGGATCGAATGCTTTATGTCTCGATGAGCGGCGCGAAAGAGGCGCTTTTATCGCAGGCGAATAATGCGAACAATCTGGCCAACGCAACCACCGATGGGTTTAAGCAGGACTTTAATCAGTTCCGCGCCCAGCATATGGACGGCCCGGGTTGGCATACGCGTAGCTATTCAATGGATGAACGTCCGGCTACCGATTTTAGTGCGGGTCCGATTAAGGTGACAGGTCGTGCGTTGGATGTGGCGACCAAAGAAAATGGCTATATGGCGATTTTAACCCCTGCCGGTGATGAGGCTTATATTCGCTCGGCCAGTATGCAGATTACCGCAGATGGTCAGTTGGTCGATGTGCATGGTAATCCGATGTTGAATGCGGCCGGTGCGCCGATTGTTTTGCCGCCTGTTGATCATTTAGAGGTGGGTATTGATGGCACGATCAGTGTTGTACCGGCCGGTGCGCCGGCTAACGAAGTGGTGGTTTTGGATCAGTTACGTTTAGTTGAACCGGATCATCGTCAGCTTGAGAAGGGATTGGATGGGTTTATTCGTCAGGTTCCGGGAAATGCAGAGTTGGGTCAGGCCGATATTCGGGTGATCAATGGTGCGCTTGAGGGGAGTAATGTGAATACGGTTCAAGCCTTAGTGACGATGATTGAGCTGACTCGAAAATATGAGATGCAGGTCAAAATGATGAAGACCAGCAAGGATCATGCAGGCGCATCCGATAAGATCCTTTCGATAAGGTAA
- a CDS encoding branched-chain amino acid transaminase, with protein sequence MRTMSDRDGLIWMDGQMVPWREANTHVLTHTLHYGMGVFEGVRAYDAKQGTSIFRLEAHTDRLFNSAKIMNMPMPFDKETINQAQRAAVAQNNLKSAYLRPMVYYGSEGMGLRADNLKVHVIVAAWEWGAYMGEENLTKGIKVATSSYTRHHPNITMTKAKANGAYMNSMLALQEAISHGCHEALLLDPHGFVAEGSGENFFMIKDGVIYTPDLSAALDGITRKTVIQLANELGYKVIEKRITRDEVYIADEAFFTGTAAEVTPIRELDNRPIGQGSRGPITEKLQSLYFDVVHGRSAPHLDWLTPVK encoded by the coding sequence ATGCGAACAATGTCGGATCGTGATGGCCTGATTTGGATGGACGGTCAAATGGTGCCTTGGCGTGAAGCCAACACCCATGTGTTAACTCATACCTTGCATTATGGCATGGGCGTATTCGAAGGTGTGAGAGCCTATGATGCCAAGCAGGGTACCTCCATTTTTCGCTTGGAAGCGCATACAGATCGCTTGTTTAACTCGGCCAAAATTATGAATATGCCGATGCCGTTTGATAAAGAAACGATTAATCAAGCCCAGCGTGCTGCGGTAGCGCAAAATAACTTGAAGTCCGCTTATTTGCGCCCCATGGTCTATTACGGATCAGAAGGTATGGGGTTGCGTGCCGACAACCTAAAGGTTCATGTGATTGTGGCGGCTTGGGAGTGGGGCGCGTACATGGGTGAAGAAAATTTGACCAAGGGCATTAAGGTCGCAACCTCGTCCTATACCCGTCACCATCCGAATATCACCATGACCAAAGCTAAAGCGAATGGCGCTTATATGAATTCGATGTTGGCATTACAAGAAGCAATTTCCCACGGCTGTCATGAAGCCTTGTTGTTAGACCCGCACGGTTTTGTTGCCGAAGGCAGTGGCGAAAACTTCTTTATGATTAAAGATGGCGTGATCTATACGCCGGACTTGTCTGCCGCATTGGATGGTATTACCCGCAAGACGGTGATTCAGTTAGCGAATGAGCTTGGCTATAAAGTGATTGAAAAACGCATTACCCGCGACGAAGTGTATATTGCGGACGAGGCTTTCTTCACCGGTACAGCGGCTGAAGTCACGCCGATACGTGAGTTAGACAATCGCCCGATTGGACAGGGATCGCGTGGGCCAATTACTGAAAAACTACAAAGTTTGTATTTTGATGTCGTGCATGGTCGTTCTGCACCGCATCTGGATTGGCTAACCCCAGTCAAATAA
- the flgG gene encoding flagellar basal-body rod protein FlgG, with protein MNRALYVAKTGLEAQQFRLAAISNNLANANTYGYKAGRAEFDDLLYQNVRMPGAQAGQDPANTLPSGLQLGVGVKAVGVQKIHTQGNLMITDNQLDLAIDGKGFFRVLDPEGNIMYTRDGSFQVNQNGDVVTSSGYLLEPNIQVPPNVTEIAIGRDGTVLAKEPGVAAPINLGQLEIAMFINPAGLESVGQNMYYETIASGAPVVNNPNNEDAGAVIQGALEASNVNTVEELIGMIEAQRTYEMNSKAVSAADGMMQYLNNNV; from the coding sequence ATGAACAGAGCGTTATATGTAGCCAAAACCGGTTTAGAAGCCCAGCAGTTTCGATTAGCAGCGATTTCGAATAACTTGGCGAATGCCAATACTTATGGTTATAAGGCCGGACGCGCTGAGTTTGATGATTTACTTTACCAGAATGTGCGTATGCCCGGCGCGCAGGCGGGGCAAGATCCGGCTAATACGCTTCCTTCCGGTTTGCAGTTGGGTGTCGGGGTCAAGGCCGTTGGGGTGCAGAAAATTCATACTCAGGGTAATCTGATGATTACCGATAATCAGCTTGATTTGGCGATTGATGGAAAGGGGTTTTTTCGTGTACTTGATCCGGAGGGGAATATCATGTACACCCGTGACGGTTCATTTCAGGTGAATCAGAATGGAGACGTGGTGACCTCGTCAGGTTATTTACTTGAGCCGAATATTCAGGTTCCTCCGAATGTGACAGAGATTGCGATTGGTCGAGATGGCACGGTTCTAGCTAAGGAACCCGGTGTTGCCGCGCCAATAAACCTAGGTCAATTAGAAATTGCGATGTTTATTAATCCTGCCGGGCTAGAATCGGTTGGGCAGAATATGTATTACGAAACCATTGCCAGTGGCGCTCCGGTGGTGAATAACCCGAACAACGAGGATGCCGGTGCGGTGATACAGGGTGCGCTTGAAGCGTCTAACGTCAATACGGTTGAAGAGTTGATCGGTATGATTGAGGCACAACGCACCTATGAAATGAATTCGAAAGCGGTATCGGCTGCAGACGGCATGATGCAGTACCTCAATAATAATGTTTAG
- a CDS encoding 6-phosphofructokinase produces the protein MNKQPKNVLYAQAGGVSAVINASAAGVIETARQHPEQFGKVYAAINGIKGVLEEALIDLDSLSQQQMTRLKYLPGAAFKACRFDLETEQQRPDQYQRVLEVFTEYQIGYFFYNGGNGSMLTAKKVADYCGRHGHPVTCIGVAKTIDNDLAISHCSPGFGSTAKYLATSFFEACLDIQSMHQTSTRFFVLETMGRNVGWLSLAPGLVKKFIPDLPIIILPAERPFRRQAFLDKVKQLIDQHGYCACSVSEGVRTEDGQFISVEGVEHAHGMTFTQLGGVAEKLGNLVADELKIKTHSANPDYLQRSASHMVSQTDWDMAYQAGEQAVKAALRGEHGVLPIITKLSDQPFRFGFQTVALDAVADLEKAVPDSFITEDGMDITQQALDYLLPLIAGERPIPYKHGMVDISPLDLQPLNRKLAAFKN, from the coding sequence ATGAATAAACAACCGAAAAACGTACTTTACGCGCAAGCCGGTGGCGTATCCGCCGTCATTAATGCCAGCGCCGCAGGCGTGATAGAAACCGCACGCCAACACCCGGAACAATTTGGCAAGGTATATGCAGCGATAAATGGCATCAAAGGGGTACTTGAAGAGGCGCTTATCGATCTCGACAGCTTAAGCCAACAACAGATGACACGCCTAAAATATCTGCCCGGTGCCGCCTTTAAAGCCTGTCGCTTTGACCTTGAAACCGAACAACAACGACCGGACCAATACCAACGTGTGCTTGAAGTTTTTACTGAATACCAAATCGGTTATTTTTTCTACAATGGCGGCAATGGTTCGATGCTGACCGCCAAAAAAGTCGCCGACTACTGTGGCCGTCACGGTCACCCCGTCACCTGTATTGGCGTCGCCAAAACCATCGACAATGACCTCGCTATTTCACACTGCAGCCCCGGCTTTGGCAGTACCGCCAAATACCTAGCCACCAGTTTCTTTGAAGCCTGCTTAGATATTCAATCCATGCACCAAACCTCAACACGGTTTTTTGTGCTGGAAACCATGGGACGAAATGTAGGTTGGCTATCACTGGCACCAGGCCTGGTAAAAAAGTTTATTCCCGATCTGCCGATTATTATTCTGCCCGCAGAACGCCCTTTTCGCCGCCAAGCCTTTTTGGATAAAGTAAAGCAACTGATTGACCAACATGGCTACTGTGCCTGCTCAGTTTCCGAAGGGGTGCGCACCGAAGACGGTCAGTTTATTTCGGTTGAAGGTGTTGAACATGCGCATGGCATGACCTTTACCCAACTGGGCGGCGTGGCTGAAAAACTCGGAAACCTAGTCGCTGATGAACTAAAAATCAAAACCCACAGTGCCAACCCCGACTACCTGCAGCGTTCGGCCAGTCACATGGTGTCACAAACCGATTGGGATATGGCTTACCAAGCCGGTGAACAGGCAGTAAAAGCCGCACTGCGTGGCGAACATGGCGTGTTACCGATCATCACCAAACTGAGTGACCAACCCTTCCGTTTTGGCTTCCAAACGGTCGCACTCGATGCGGTTGCCGATCTAGAAAAAGCCGTTCCGGACAGCTTTATCACCGAAGATGGTATGGATATTACCCAACAAGCACTAGACTACCTATTGCCACTCATTGCAGGTGAACGCCCGATTCCTTACAAACACGGCATGGTCGATATCAGTCCACTTGACCTACAACCGCTAAACAGAAAACTCGCGGCCTTTAAAAACTAA
- a CDS encoding rod-binding protein: MLDTNFVVRPQDHTIYTNLQGLNDLKRQAREDEASVLRPVAEQFEALFLEQILKNSRQVKFDEGWLDGNQADTYFDMYDKQLAQDLASKGSLGLADIIVEQLSSKYPTIKPEDYDQWRLEQQKRSTDKPLDTQQALLNRPLLSQ; the protein is encoded by the coding sequence ATGCTAGACACTAACTTTGTAGTACGCCCCCAAGATCATACTATCTATACAAATCTTCAGGGTTTGAATGATTTAAAGCGCCAAGCACGTGAGGACGAGGCTTCAGTTTTAAGGCCGGTTGCCGAGCAGTTTGAGGCGTTATTTTTAGAGCAGATTTTAAAAAATTCGCGTCAAGTTAAATTCGATGAGGGTTGGTTGGATGGCAACCAAGCCGATACCTATTTTGATATGTATGACAAGCAGTTAGCTCAAGACTTAGCCTCTAAAGGTTCTTTGGGTTTGGCCGATATAATAGTTGAGCAGTTGTCCTCTAAGTATCCAACGATTAAGCCGGAAGACTATGACCAGTGGCGTTTAGAGCAGCAGAAACGATCAACAGATAAACCGCTTGATACCCAACAGGCCTTGTTAAATAGACCCTTGTTGAGTCAGTAA
- the pnuC gene encoding nicotinamide riboside transporter PnuC — translation MEAGFAELFQLQLQHFSIWEAIAVALGLAYVFMAAKEIVWAWPAAMVSTAIYTLIFWEGNLPMQSALNLFYMGMAVYGWLLWRPRPAEANHTPLTIHRWNLGKHALWIGLGVLLTFSFGGLLTLFDASQMPYLDAGVMVFSMMTTFLMARKVLESWFYWIIINTFAVALYWQTGYPLTAMMFVAYMFMAWYGMINWQLRWRQQNNADPA, via the coding sequence ATGGAAGCCGGATTCGCTGAATTATTTCAACTGCAGTTGCAGCATTTTTCAATTTGGGAAGCCATTGCGGTTGCGCTCGGGCTGGCCTATGTGTTTATGGCCGCCAAAGAAATCGTTTGGGCTTGGCCGGCAGCGATGGTCAGCACTGCGATTTACACCCTGATTTTTTGGGAAGGCAACCTGCCAATGCAATCTGCCCTTAATCTGTTTTATATGGGGATGGCGGTTTATGGTTGGCTGCTCTGGCGTCCGCGCCCGGCCGAAGCTAACCACACGCCGTTAACCATTCATCGCTGGAACCTGGGCAAACATGCGCTATGGATTGGGCTGGGGGTTTTGCTTACCTTTAGCTTTGGCGGTTTGCTCACGCTATTTGATGCCAGCCAAATGCCTTATCTTGATGCCGGTGTGATGGTGTTCTCAATGATGACCACCTTCTTAATGGCACGCAAGGTCTTAGAAAGCTGGTTTTATTGGATTATTATCAATACGTTTGCGGTCGCACTTTATTGGCAGACAGGTTATCCGCTAACCGCGATGATGTTTGTCGCTTATATGTTTATGGCTTGGTATGGCATGATTAACTGGCAATTACGCTGGCGTCAACAAAATAACGCCGATCCTGCTTAA
- a CDS encoding flagellar basal body P-ring protein FlgI has protein sequence MQKRMLLVVIALMTWSSIALASSRIKDLASVAGVRDNQLVGYGLVVGLNGSGDNTPFAEQSLISMLNKFGINVPPGVRTNSKNVAAVAVHATLPAFAESGQLIDITVSSLGNAKSLQGGTLLMTPLKGVDNQVYAIAQGNLVVGGMDASGRDGSRITVNVPSVGRVPNGATVERSVNTGFDLGSTIVLNLHRADFTTATNVTNAINQLLGEGSARALGGGSIEVMAPRIPDQRVSFLSVLENIEVEQGESAARVIVNSRTGTVVIGQTVRVSPAAVTHGGLVVRITEREEVVQPGAFAGGQAAVQQNVDIDVEQQGDGRMFKFESGITLDSLVDAVNKVGAAPSDLVAILEALQQAGALRAQLMVI, from the coding sequence ATGCAAAAAAGAATGTTATTGGTTGTGATTGCATTGATGACTTGGAGCAGTATTGCACTGGCTAGCTCACGTATCAAGGATTTGGCAAGTGTTGCCGGTGTGCGTGATAACCAATTAGTCGGTTATGGCTTAGTCGTGGGCTTAAATGGCTCGGGAGACAATACGCCCTTTGCGGAACAGAGTTTGATTAGTATGTTAAATAAGTTTGGCATTAATGTGCCGCCAGGGGTGCGAACTAATTCTAAAAACGTAGCCGCAGTGGCGGTGCATGCGACCTTACCGGCCTTTGCAGAGTCCGGGCAGTTGATTGATATCACGGTTTCTTCTTTGGGTAATGCTAAAAGTTTACAGGGCGGCACCTTGTTGATGACTCCGCTAAAAGGGGTGGACAATCAGGTGTATGCGATTGCACAAGGCAACTTGGTTGTTGGGGGGATGGATGCCAGTGGGCGAGATGGTTCACGCATTACCGTTAATGTGCCAAGTGTGGGGCGAGTTCCTAATGGCGCAACGGTCGAGCGTTCGGTAAATACCGGCTTTGATCTAGGCTCTACGATTGTACTCAACCTGCATCGCGCGGATTTTACTACGGCAACCAATGTCACTAACGCGATTAATCAATTATTGGGTGAAGGTTCAGCGCGTGCGTTGGGAGGCGGTTCGATAGAAGTGATGGCACCACGCATTCCTGATCAAAGGGTGTCTTTTTTATCGGTATTGGAAAATATTGAGGTTGAGCAGGGTGAGAGTGCCGCGCGGGTGATTGTTAATTCGCGAACCGGCACGGTGGTGATCGGGCAGACGGTTAGGGTTAGCCCGGCTGCGGTTACACATGGCGGTTTAGTTGTGCGAATTACTGAGCGTGAAGAGGTGGTTCAGCCGGGTGCATTTGCCGGAGGGCAGGCCGCAGTGCAGCAAAATGTTGATATTGATGTTGAGCAGCAGGGCGATGGACGCATGTTTAAGTTTGAGTCCGGAATTACTTTGGATTCGCTGGTAGATGCGGTGAATAAAGTAGGCGCGGCACCGAGTGATTTAGTTGCCATTTTAGAAGCCTTGCAGCAGGCCGGTGCCTTGCGCGCGCAATTAATGGTGATATAA
- a CDS encoding flagellar basal body L-ring protein FlgH: MKTKQRFGLVALVAGLLILQGCSSTPERLEAFSYEPSYPMNLAQPPQPMNGSLYQSAYAMTLFDDARAHRVGDIITIVLIEKFNANKKDEASFNRSNQADFGVSNPLNFLGRSPADISSALGSGGIGFGSQNNFSGNSDIKQNSSISGSVAVTVVEVIPNGNLVVRGEKWLTVHDGEEVIRFAGIVRPQDIKPDNTIESTKVADVRLIYRDTGIAGDTARPGPVTRFLSKFWPL, encoded by the coding sequence ATGAAGACTAAACAAAGATTTGGCTTGGTGGCTTTGGTAGCAGGCCTGCTGATATTGCAGGGCTGTTCAAGTACACCTGAACGGTTGGAGGCTTTTTCTTATGAGCCGAGTTATCCGATGAATCTGGCGCAACCGCCACAGCCGATGAATGGATCACTTTACCAAAGTGCTTATGCGATGACCTTGTTTGATGATGCGCGCGCACACCGGGTTGGCGATATTATTACGATTGTTTTAATCGAAAAGTTTAATGCGAACAAGAAGGATGAGGCCAGCTTTAACCGCTCTAACCAAGCGGACTTTGGCGTGTCGAATCCATTAAATTTTTTGGGGCGTAGTCCGGCTGATATCAGTTCGGCATTGGGTTCCGGTGGAATAGGCTTTGGTTCGCAAAACAACTTTAGCGGCAATAGTGATATTAAACAAAATTCGTCGATTTCCGGTTCGGTGGCGGTGACGGTAGTCGAAGTGATACCTAACGGAAATTTGGTTGTGCGCGGTGAAAAATGGTTGACCGTTCATGATGGCGAAGAGGTAATTCGCTTTGCGGGGATTGTTCGTCCGCAAGATATTAAACCCGATAATACCATCGAGTCCACTAAGGTGGCAGATGTAAGACTTATTTATCGTGATACAGGGATTGCCGGCGATACGGCACGCCCTGGTCCGGTTACTCGTTTTTTGTCAAAGTTTTGGCCACTTTAG
- a CDS encoding TonB-dependent receptor, protein MKLKPLAFAVISLSPGLVLASSLQPIIVNADLRAAEQQDLAASVSVISETELQDRGATHFDDVLLQTPNVNYSGQSSRARHIQIRGMGERDEYTGAPNASVGFAVDNIDFSGIGMVGNLFDVKQVEVLRGPQSTRYGASAIAGLVNIQTNDPTPYNESLIEATLGSDNLSELGIATSGAFSSNDKSPQYRLSLFKHDSDGFRDNKTLNRSDTDGRDELTARAKLRWWAGESTQFDLTLMHANLNNGYDHWSRDNSFTTRSDQPGKDTQKTNAASLKIGYEGNPNYTLTSTTSFADSDMVYSYDDDWTEVPSAFYDNNKKRQTAAQELRWVSNKPIFQNSTDWLTGIYTSQLKEDNRTQYYGETTTSDFKMTKLSVFGQLDHHLTNKKTLITGLRIERVTSDFSNSLGDDFSPSETLWGGSIHYQHQYSERHIAFAGISRGYKAGGFNTSLNGPDFARFGKETLYNYEIGLRSNYGDIKTTTNLFFMDRKTPQFDGYTEGPNGEPWVFFTENLDSAKHYGLETEIDWHVNSQWNFFAQLGLLKTEIKGTPINQEQKVPGRGAAHAPNYQYLIGGQYRSDNGWFSRLEVQGMDAFYFDNVHNEKSSAYTLVNARLGYEAADWEVYLWGKNLTDESYATRGYLFDHFDGDGEQRYLGLGDPRQIGLTARVRF, encoded by the coding sequence ATGAAACTTAAACCGCTTGCTTTTGCCGTTATCAGTTTATCACCAGGCCTGGTTCTAGCCTCCAGCCTTCAACCGATTATTGTTAATGCCGATTTACGCGCAGCCGAACAACAAGACCTGGCCGCCAGCGTCAGCGTTATCTCGGAAACCGAATTACAAGACCGTGGCGCCACCCACTTTGATGATGTTCTGCTGCAAACACCGAACGTCAATTATTCAGGGCAGTCTTCACGCGCACGCCATATTCAGATTCGCGGTATGGGCGAACGTGATGAATATACCGGCGCACCGAATGCCAGCGTTGGCTTTGCGGTAGACAATATTGATTTTAGCGGCATCGGCATGGTCGGCAATCTGTTTGATGTTAAGCAGGTCGAAGTTTTGCGCGGTCCACAGAGCACGCGTTATGGTGCCAGTGCGATAGCAGGCCTGGTGAATATCCAAACCAATGACCCTACGCCCTATAATGAAAGCCTAATCGAAGCCACACTGGGTTCAGATAATCTAAGCGAACTCGGCATTGCGACCAGCGGCGCTTTTAGCTCGAACGACAAGAGCCCGCAATATCGTTTAAGCTTGTTTAAACACGATAGCGATGGTTTCCGTGACAATAAAACCTTGAACCGCAGCGATACCGATGGCCGTGATGAACTGACGGCACGCGCTAAGTTGCGCTGGTGGGCGGGTGAATCAACCCAATTTGATTTAACGCTGATGCACGCCAATTTAAATAATGGTTATGATCATTGGTCACGCGATAATAGCTTCACCACCCGCTCCGATCAACCCGGCAAAGACACTCAAAAAACCAACGCCGCTTCGTTGAAGATTGGATACGAGGGCAACCCAAACTACACCCTTACCTCTACCACCAGTTTTGCTGATTCGGATATGGTGTATAGCTATGATGATGACTGGACTGAAGTACCTTCAGCCTTTTATGATAATAACAAGAAACGTCAAACCGCTGCACAAGAGTTGCGTTGGGTATCAAATAAACCCATATTCCAAAACTCAACTGATTGGTTAACAGGAATCTATACATCGCAACTCAAAGAGGACAATCGTACACAATACTATGGAGAGACAACAACTAGCGACTTCAAAATGACTAAACTCTCTGTATTTGGCCAACTAGACCATCACCTAACGAACAAAAAAACATTAATAACAGGGCTTAGAATTGAGCGAGTAACAAGTGACTTTTCCAACTCTTTAGGCGATGATTTCTCACCCTCTGAAACCCTCTGGGGTGGCTCGATTCATTATCAACATCAGTACAGCGAGCGTCATATAGCGTTTGCAGGTATATCACGAGGATACAAAGCAGGCGGCTTTAACACAAGCCTTAATGGCCCTGACTTTGCAAGATTCGGCAAAGAAACTCTATATAACTATGAAATAGGCTTACGTTCAAACTATGGTGATATAAAAACGACAACCAATTTGTTTTTCATGGACAGAAAGACCCCCCAATTTGATGGCTATACTGAGGGTCCCAATGGGGAACCTTGGGTATTTTTCACCGAAAACCTCGACTCTGCCAAACACTACGGCTTAGAAACTGAAATCGACTGGCATGTGAATAGCCAGTGGAATTTTTTTGCCCAGCTTGGCCTTCTTAAAACTGAAATTAAGGGAACCCCAATTAATCAGGAACAAAAAGTACCCGGACGCGGTGCTGCGCACGCGCCTAATTACCAATACCTGATTGGCGGCCAATATCGCAGTGACAATGGCTGGTTTAGCCGCCTAGAAGTTCAGGGCATGGATGCGTTTTATTTTGATAACGTGCATAATGAAAAATCGAGTGCCTACACACTGGTTAATGCGCGCCTAGGTTATGAAGCGGCTGACTGGGAAGTTTATCTGTGGGGTAAAAACTTGACCGATGAAAGCTATGCCACCCGTGGTTATTTGTTTGACCACTTTGATGGCGACGGCGAGCAACGTTATCTTGGACTGGGCGATCCGCGCCAAATTGGTTTAACCGCGCGCGTAAGGTTTTAA